One window of the Thermasporomyces composti genome contains the following:
- a CDS encoding sensor histidine kinase produces MTTEQRTTAPEHPRHLLAALGRRGYLISSWPWRSLAYLVSTVPLAAVLGFGLVTVVLPWYAVAQRIVTDRPVPGLLILLLPAGLAVAATVGVPLSIGLAALERRRLGIVDHRPVVSGHRFVANDVVQWLRTRLTEGATWREVAYAVFLATAVPVVYAALGLLMALNVTLLAGPWLAGSEVGPVAIGIAEIDSARQALPYAILGVAMLPLWPYLLGVVVVGQAAVARALLDSGLDSPAVREVARSRARLVDAYEAERRRIERDLHDHAQHRLTSLALQLGMAKLDVPADSPAAAAVERAHEQAKELMVVLRDIVRGIHPRALTDLGLLGAVRELAAQLPLPVTVTADPPELGRMPERVESTAYLVVSEALTNVVKHSRAASAEVSLARTSNLLVVQVRDNGSGGADPARGTGLTGLADRVAAAGGRLLLSSPAGGPTVVRAEVPCPS; encoded by the coding sequence ATGACCACGGAGCAACGCACGACGGCACCTGAACACCCTCGGCACCTGCTGGCGGCTCTGGGGCGGCGCGGCTACCTGATCTCGTCGTGGCCGTGGCGGTCACTGGCGTACCTCGTCAGCACCGTCCCGCTCGCCGCCGTGCTCGGCTTCGGCCTGGTGACGGTGGTGTTGCCCTGGTACGCCGTCGCCCAGCGAATCGTCACCGACCGCCCGGTGCCCGGGCTCCTCATCTTGCTCCTACCCGCCGGGCTCGCGGTCGCCGCAACGGTCGGCGTGCCGCTGTCGATAGGGCTGGCGGCGCTGGAACGCCGTCGGCTCGGCATCGTCGACCACCGGCCGGTCGTCTCCGGGCACCGGTTCGTCGCCAACGATGTGGTCCAGTGGCTGCGGACACGACTCACCGAAGGCGCCACGTGGCGGGAGGTGGCGTACGCGGTGTTCCTCGCCACCGCGGTGCCCGTGGTGTACGCGGCGCTGGGGCTGCTGATGGCCTTGAACGTGACGCTCCTGGCCGGCCCGTGGCTTGCCGGTTCCGAGGTCGGGCCGGTCGCGATCGGGATCGCCGAGATCGACAGCGCGCGGCAGGCCCTGCCGTACGCGATCCTCGGCGTGGCCATGCTGCCGCTGTGGCCGTACCTGCTCGGTGTGGTCGTGGTGGGGCAGGCGGCGGTGGCGCGGGCGCTGCTCGACAGCGGCCTCGACTCACCGGCGGTGCGGGAGGTGGCGCGGTCCCGCGCCAGGCTGGTCGACGCGTACGAGGCGGAGCGGCGGCGCATCGAGCGGGACCTGCACGACCACGCTCAGCACCGGCTGACCAGCCTTGCTTTGCAGCTGGGCATGGCGAAGCTGGACGTGCCAGCGGACTCCCCGGCCGCGGCCGCGGTCGAACGCGCCCACGAGCAGGCGAAGGAGCTCATGGTCGTCCTGCGCGACATCGTCCGCGGAATTCACCCGCGGGCCCTCACTGACCTGGGGCTGCTCGGCGCCGTGCGGGAACTGGCCGCGCAGCTGCCCCTTCCGGTGACGGTCACCGCGGACCCGCCCGAGCTCGGGCGGATGCCCGAGCGGGTCGAGAGCACCGCGTACCTGGTCGTCTCCGAGGCGCTGACCAACGTCGTCAAGCACAGCCGGGCCGCGAGCGCCGAGGTCAGTCTCGCCCGTACGAGTAACCTCCTCGTCGTGCAGGTCCGCGACAACGGCTCGGGCGGGGCTGACCCGGCGCGGGGCACCGGCCTGACCGGGCTCGCGGACCGGGTCGCCGCCGCGGGTGGGCGGTTGCTGCTGTCCAGCCCCGCCGGTGGTCCCACCGTGGTGCGGGCGGAGGTGCCGTGTCCGTCGTGA
- a CDS encoding response regulator transcription factor, with amino-acid sequence MSVVTRVVLAEDGVLLREGLVGVLPRFGFEVVAAVGSAPELVGAVTADQPDLVVTDIRMPPHHADDGLRAAIALREQRPGLPVVVLSQYVRQEWAAALLRSGNGRGIGYLLKDRVVDIEEFVATLRVVAGGGTMLDPEVVRQLLQRPSDPLAALSNREREVLALVAEGHSNAAIARRLFVTEAAVGKHIGNIFTKLGLPPTDDTNRRVLAVLTYLRANK; translated from the coding sequence GTGTCCGTCGTGACCCGCGTCGTGCTCGCCGAGGACGGTGTGCTGCTGCGGGAAGGACTCGTCGGCGTGCTGCCGCGGTTCGGCTTCGAGGTCGTCGCCGCGGTCGGCAGCGCGCCGGAGCTGGTCGGCGCGGTCACCGCAGACCAGCCGGACCTCGTCGTCACCGACATCCGCATGCCGCCGCACCACGCCGACGACGGCCTGCGGGCCGCCATCGCGCTCCGCGAGCAGCGTCCCGGTCTGCCCGTCGTCGTGCTCAGCCAGTACGTCCGCCAGGAGTGGGCGGCCGCGCTGCTGCGCTCGGGCAACGGCCGGGGCATCGGTTACCTGCTCAAGGACCGGGTCGTCGACATCGAGGAGTTCGTCGCCACGCTGCGCGTCGTGGCCGGGGGTGGCACCATGCTCGACCCGGAGGTCGTGCGGCAACTGCTCCAGCGTCCCAGCGATCCGCTCGCAGCGCTGTCCAACCGGGAGCGGGAGGTCCTCGCACTCGTCGCCGAGGGCCACTCGAACGCCGCGATCGCCAGGCGGTTGTTCGTGACGGAGGCCGCCGTCGGCAAGCACATCGGAAACATCTTCACCAAGCTCGGCCTGCCGCCTACCGACGACACCAACCGCCGGGTCCTCGCCGT